In Reichenbachiella agarivorans, one genomic interval encodes:
- a CDS encoding DUF5107 domain-containing protein: MILRDTTVTWQHHRYGLNPDYSMDSWSTGDTDIDQVSFAGAKVIENDLIRLVIVPEYGARILSHYYKPTQHEYLYQSECGSPYGMNAGNFYYDWLMVWGGIFPTFPEPEHGKTWLVAWDYEVLKNTADTVTIQMQYTDESSYSGAPGGFNNGTTHITCIVEVSVYNHSAVWDFDVKLINNEAKSVNYEYWTCTTLTPGSEVGKTASPLNSEMIIPSEEYFAAWSPGAWIGNYNSYYAMSDIAYLDDWVDMGIAYAADFKTNYWGVINHENEEGIMRISDNQETPGVKLWTWGRSNVGNDMFDFSNGGADNYIEIWAGASESFFTDATLTANKEKSWKESYCATVGMTGIDAMDNQAAIHMLWDEETQSLGYELNTFQSDAAYTLVLSLDDPLGFKVEKEIAFEALGQAANYVLSEDISAGYYMAKLELLNQADEAVLSTSREIYAGAVLQAHSAFAELDQMSIHTLGNQQVIAQMPQSGSYSYQVYNLNGQTVQQAHVADSQINIQLSKAGIYLIRVADGSSVVTRKVAVH, from the coding sequence GTGATTTTACGTGACACAACAGTGACGTGGCAGCATCATCGCTATGGGTTGAATCCGGACTACAGCATGGACTCTTGGAGTACTGGGGATACTGACATAGATCAGGTCTCGTTCGCAGGAGCTAAAGTCATAGAAAATGACCTCATTAGATTGGTCATCGTGCCAGAGTATGGTGCTAGAATCCTGTCTCACTATTATAAACCCACGCAGCACGAATATCTCTATCAGAGCGAGTGTGGCTCTCCCTATGGAATGAATGCGGGTAATTTCTACTATGATTGGTTGATGGTTTGGGGAGGGATTTTCCCGACCTTTCCTGAGCCCGAGCATGGCAAGACTTGGCTAGTGGCTTGGGACTATGAGGTATTGAAAAATACCGCTGATACTGTCACCATCCAGATGCAATATACAGATGAATCGAGTTACTCAGGAGCCCCGGGTGGATTCAACAACGGTACGACCCACATCACCTGTATCGTAGAAGTGAGCGTCTACAACCATAGTGCGGTGTGGGACTTTGATGTCAAACTCATCAATAACGAAGCAAAAAGCGTGAACTACGAGTATTGGACTTGTACAACACTCACGCCAGGTTCTGAGGTGGGCAAGACAGCCTCCCCACTCAATTCCGAAATGATCATTCCATCTGAAGAGTATTTTGCAGCATGGAGCCCTGGTGCATGGATCGGCAACTATAACAGTTACTATGCCATGAGTGATATTGCTTACCTCGATGATTGGGTGGACATGGGGATTGCCTATGCGGCAGATTTCAAGACCAACTATTGGGGCGTCATCAATCATGAAAATGAGGAGGGAATCATGCGCATCTCTGACAACCAAGAGACACCTGGTGTGAAACTGTGGACTTGGGGACGAAGCAATGTAGGTAACGATATGTTTGATTTCAGCAACGGCGGAGCAGACAACTACATAGAGATTTGGGCGGGGGCTTCTGAATCCTTTTTTACGGATGCTACTCTGACTGCCAATAAAGAGAAAAGCTGGAAGGAAAGCTATTGTGCGACAGTCGGTATGACGGGGATAGACGCGATGGACAATCAGGCAGCGATTCATATGCTGTGGGATGAAGAGACGCAAAGCCTAGGTTATGAGTTGAACACCTTTCAATCCGATGCGGCATATACTTTAGTTTTGTCTCTTGACGATCCTTTGGGATTCAAGGTGGAGAAAGAAATTGCTTTCGAGGCTTTGGGACAAGCTGCTAATTATGTCCTGTCGGAGGACATCTCAGCAGGTTATTATATGGCGAAACTAGAATTGCTCAATCAAGCAGACGAAGCGGTATTATCAACCTCCAGAGAAATTTATGCAGGTGCGGTACTTCAAGCCCATTCCGCTTTTGCTGAACTGGATCAAATGTCAATCCATACACTAGGCAATCAACAGGTCATTGCACAAATGCCTCAATCGGGATCCTATAGTTATCAAGTCTACAACCTCAACGGGCAGACTGTGCAACAGGCACATGTGGCAGATAGTCAGATCAACATCCAACTGTCCAAAGCGGGGATTTACCTCATACGTGTAGCAGATGGTAGCTCGGTAGTCACGAGGAAGGTGGCGGTGCACTGA
- a CDS encoding RagB/SusD family nutrient uptake outer membrane protein produces the protein MKTYHKYILSLLASFMLLSCSDEFLDRPDLVNPDSKNFYQTETDAMQALMACYDGIQAQAYETTWAPVLTVSDVLSDHAFAGGSDANDGFNYQQLNTFNTPAENPQTATLWKKNYVAVFRANLFLENIDGVDASDEFKARTSAEAKFCRAYSYFELLRFFENIPFMTETVKGIDYNMPQADPEVVYNQVALDLYEASQDLPEVIAADETGRLSKWAAKSLLARVFLFYNGVYGKDLVAGDVTLDKVTVLAELEDVIANSGHDLLDDYAMLFRLESEYSIESVFEIGYGDSPGWGDWGYIPGGEGNLAAQLQGPRAGGSGDWNRGWSYAPVSYKVVEAFDPADVRLEATILHESEINTTVDHGFQHTTYFSQKYSSDKEHWGTDGSLELNRKANFRVIRFADVLLMAAELGSPNAQTYLDRVRTRAGVSSIPATAENIYNERSLELALEGLRYFDLLRKGLAYAESELTQVGERGPLYEGEQVNFDVTFNPATRGFLPIPQEALDLSNGNFTQNDGY, from the coding sequence ATGAAAACATATCATAAATATATTTTATCGCTGTTGGCTTCATTCATGCTATTGAGCTGTTCCGATGAGTTTTTGGATAGACCAGATTTAGTCAATCCAGATTCAAAGAATTTTTATCAAACCGAGACAGATGCCATGCAAGCACTGATGGCTTGTTATGATGGCATACAGGCACAGGCTTACGAGACGACATGGGCACCTGTACTTACTGTATCGGACGTCTTGTCAGATCATGCTTTCGCCGGAGGGAGTGATGCCAATGATGGATTCAACTATCAGCAGCTCAATACTTTTAATACACCTGCAGAAAATCCCCAGACGGCGACTTTGTGGAAAAAGAATTATGTAGCAGTGTTCAGAGCCAATCTCTTTTTGGAGAATATTGATGGGGTAGATGCCAGTGACGAATTCAAAGCAAGAACCTCAGCAGAGGCCAAGTTTTGTCGTGCCTATTCTTACTTCGAATTATTGAGGTTTTTTGAGAACATTCCATTTATGACCGAAACGGTCAAAGGTATCGACTACAATATGCCCCAAGCCGATCCAGAGGTGGTGTACAATCAGGTCGCTCTTGATTTGTACGAGGCTAGTCAGGATTTGCCAGAGGTAATTGCTGCTGACGAAACGGGACGGTTGAGCAAATGGGCTGCTAAATCTTTGTTGGCAAGAGTATTCTTGTTTTACAATGGAGTCTATGGCAAAGACTTGGTTGCAGGTGATGTGACCTTGGACAAGGTCACAGTCTTGGCAGAGCTCGAAGACGTCATCGCCAACAGTGGGCATGACTTGCTAGATGATTATGCCATGTTGTTTAGGCTAGAGTCTGAGTATAGCATAGAGTCTGTATTCGAGATAGGGTATGGAGACTCACCAGGATGGGGAGACTGGGGATACATCCCAGGAGGAGAAGGCAACCTTGCAGCTCAGCTACAGGGACCTAGAGCTGGAGGTAGTGGAGACTGGAACAGGGGCTGGTCTTATGCACCTGTTTCTTATAAGGTTGTCGAGGCTTTTGATCCAGCAGACGTCCGCTTGGAAGCCACGATTCTGCACGAATCAGAAATCAATACGACAGTTGATCACGGATTTCAGCACACGACCTATTTCTCTCAGAAGTACTCATCAGACAAGGAACACTGGGGAACGGACGGTTCTTTGGAGCTAAACCGTAAGGCGAACTTTAGAGTGATTCGTTTTGCAGATGTGCTGTTGATGGCTGCTGAGTTGGGGAGTCCCAATGCACAGACTTATTTGGATAGAGTGAGAACAAGAGCGGGTGTTTCATCGATTCCTGCGACTGCCGAAAATATCTACAATGAGCGTTCATTGGAGTTGGCTTTAGAAGGGTTGAGATATTTCGATCTACTCCGAAAAGGTTTGGCATACGCAGAATCCGAATTGACTCAAGTAGGAGAACGTGGACCACTGTACGAAGGAGAACAGGTCAACTTTGATGTAACATTTAATCCTGCGACCAGAGGCTTCTTGCCTATTCCACAAGAGGCACTTGATTTGTCTAATGGCAATTTTACACAAAATGACGGGTATTGA
- a CDS encoding histidine kinase codes for MKYKIPAILIVVMTIFSGIQASEDRLKLDSLLVIVKNLPEDSCLTQFIDISDLYVELIRSDSAEYYAHKAVVLSERIGQKQAFAYRKLAYAQSKVGKMEESRFMLYKARNIAVQDKDTVELGWIYSQLGTVHLMGQYDSAIFYCLKAQKLKPEEGLLRLNLRTLALAYMRTGNLEKAIKLQQELVDTYEDSITSQAQVNHLNNLAGFYYYAHNLDSAAAIFRKLMQYHDERNQMGKKLLMSTNLASIYYAKGDYAEAVALNKAALDYVNQEGLDKSEFVSCYSNVGINYSRMGRYDLATVYLDSAEYWAKRFLAESSLELCYREKYKMDSVRGDYKSMAMNLKKLMNFTDSVRNAKNDKQIADMQIQYETEKKDQEILNLNQQAELQSLTISQRNTQFGAVVIGLLLLIAVGVTLTQRRSFKLRQEAGAVEQRFLRSQLNPHFIFNSMTAIQQYLLENDAEQAGYFMGTFSTLMRQILENSRREFITLTEEVDMLTNYMELQKMRFQDKFNYHIEIDERLDEDYVGVPPMFAQPFIENSLEHGLFRKGEEINEVTVRFGYISKQLVGLEISDTGIGISDVQNKESHNSLATQITRERLAVMQVAMKDEIGLKSQNIINASGDIGGFRISLTLPTKLITT; via the coding sequence ATGAAGTATAAAATCCCTGCCATTTTGATTGTGGTCATGACTATTTTTAGTGGCATACAGGCTAGTGAGGACCGCCTCAAATTAGATAGTCTCCTTGTAATAGTAAAGAACCTGCCAGAAGATTCATGTTTAACTCAGTTCATAGATATTTCAGATCTCTATGTCGAGTTGATACGGAGTGATAGTGCTGAGTACTATGCCCACAAGGCTGTAGTACTCTCGGAGCGCATTGGCCAAAAACAAGCATTTGCTTACCGCAAATTGGCCTACGCCCAATCAAAAGTAGGAAAGATGGAGGAATCTAGATTTATGCTTTATAAAGCCCGAAATATAGCGGTACAAGATAAAGACACTGTAGAATTAGGCTGGATTTATTCTCAGTTAGGTACAGTACACTTAATGGGTCAGTATGATAGTGCTATTTTCTATTGCCTTAAAGCCCAAAAACTAAAGCCCGAAGAAGGACTCCTCCGACTCAATTTGCGCACTCTGGCACTCGCCTATATGAGGACAGGCAATTTAGAAAAGGCGATTAAACTTCAGCAAGAGTTGGTGGATACCTATGAAGACTCTATTACTTCACAGGCCCAAGTCAATCATTTGAATAATCTGGCAGGGTTTTACTACTACGCCCATAACCTGGATTCTGCAGCGGCTATATTTCGAAAATTGATGCAGTACCATGATGAAAGGAATCAGATGGGGAAGAAATTACTGATGAGTACCAATTTAGCATCTATTTACTACGCCAAGGGTGACTATGCCGAGGCAGTTGCACTTAACAAAGCGGCACTGGACTATGTAAATCAGGAAGGCTTGGATAAGTCAGAGTTTGTGTCCTGCTACAGCAATGTCGGGATCAACTATAGTCGTATGGGGCGCTACGATCTGGCAACAGTCTATTTGGATTCTGCAGAATATTGGGCAAAAAGGTTTTTGGCTGAAAGTAGCTTGGAACTTTGCTATAGAGAGAAGTACAAAATGGATAGTGTACGTGGTGATTACAAAAGCATGGCTATGAATTTAAAAAAGCTAATGAACTTTACTGATTCGGTTCGAAACGCCAAGAATGACAAGCAAATTGCCGACATGCAGATTCAATATGAAACAGAAAAAAAGGATCAGGAAATACTCAACCTCAACCAACAGGCAGAATTACAATCACTGACTATCAGCCAGCGCAACACACAGTTTGGTGCGGTGGTGATTGGACTCTTGTTGTTGATAGCGGTAGGTGTGACGTTGACTCAGCGCAGGAGTTTTAAACTAAGGCAGGAGGCAGGTGCAGTTGAGCAGCGTTTTCTTCGGTCACAGCTCAACCCTCATTTTATCTTCAATTCTATGACAGCTATTCAGCAATACCTGCTTGAAAATGATGCGGAACAAGCGGGGTATTTTATGGGTACTTTTAGTACGCTGATGCGTCAGATTTTGGAAAACAGCCGAAGGGAATTTATCACCTTGACCGAAGAGGTAGATATGCTGACCAATTATATGGAGCTGCAGAAAATGCGTTTTCAGGACAAATTCAATTACCACATCGAAATTGATGAGAGACTTGATGAGGACTATGTAGGTGTACCTCCCATGTTTGCACAGCCATTTATCGAAAACTCCTTGGAACATGGTCTATTTCGCAAAGGTGAGGAGATCAATGAAGTCACAGTACGTTTTGGTTATATTTCAAAGCAATTGGTAGGCTTGGAGATCAGTGATACGGGAATTGGGATCAGCGATGTTCAAAATAAAGAAAGTCACAACTCATTGGCGACTCAAATCACCCGCGAACGATTGGCAGTGATGCAAGTAGCCATGAAAGATGAAATCGGATTGAAATCACAAAACATTATCAATGCATCGGGTGACATAGGAGGCTTTAGGATAAGTTTGACCTTGCCAACGAAACTAATTACAACCTAA